The segment GAGCACCCCAGGCCCTCGCGGCCCAGGGGGCCAGACAGCAGCGCTGAAGGGAGGACACCCGCGGGAGGCACGCGGGTGTCGCTCCAAACGGCCGCTACAGCTCGTTGAAGATGAGCAGTCCCCGGGAGGAGTCCACGATGTACACGTAGCCGTCGCCGGGCAGTCGGACGCTGAAGACACCCTCGAAGATGCTGTCGCCCCGGTGGGGGTCGGTCTCCCGGAAGGTGTTGTAGTGCGCCAGCTGCGTGGGCTTCGTCGGGTTGGACACGTCCAGCACGCGCAGCCCCTCGTGGTACCAGGCCACGTAGAGGCGGGTGCCGCGCAGGATGAGGTTGTGCACGGACGTGATGGGCCTCATGCGGAACTCCCCCAGCTTCACGATGCGGGCGGGGTTGGTGACGTCGAGCACCCGCACGTGGGAGGCGTTGAACTCGCCGCCTTCGAAGGCGAGGGTGCGCCCGGCGAAGGTGCCCACCGCGCTGTGGTGCGAGTAGGCGAGGTCCGGACGGGGATACGTGCCCAGCAGCTTCACGTCGTCCAGGTCGGTGACGTCCATCACCGCGTAGGGGCCGAAGGCGTTGCTGATGTACAGGCGGTTGCCATGCGCGAAGGTGTCGTGGGGGCCGCCGGAGTCCACGTCCCCGGGGACCGTGATGCGGGCGCGCGGCACGGGGTTCAGCGGCTGCGTCACGTCGTAGACGAAGGTGCCGGTGTTGGGGACCATGGCGTAGAGCCGGTCTCCGTCCACGAGCACCGTGTGGGCGCCGAAGTCCCCCGTGGGCAGGTTGCGCACGAAGGTGGGCGCCGCGGGCTGGGTGATGTCATAGACGAGCGTCCCCATGACGCTGCTGGCCACGTAGAGGGCGTCCCCCTTGGCCCAGACGCCATTCCAGAAGTTGTCCGAGGGCAGGCTGATGGACGTCCGGAAGACGGGGTTCTTCGGATCGCTCACGTCGAAGACGGTGAGGCCTCCGGGCCGGCCGAGGTGGGACAGGGAGACGACATAGGCGTGGCCCTTCGCGACATAGACGTCCACGGGCTGGCCCACCGCCACGAACCGCTCCGACACCAGCGTCAGCCCTCCGGAGGACTCGGGCTCTCCCGACGAGTGGGCGACCCGGTGGGCCTGGAAGGTGCCCCGCTGGTTCACCTTCCCCCGGCGGCAGGAGGCGAAGCAGCCGGTGACGATGCCCGGCGCCGGTGTCTGGCAGCCCAGCATGGCGACGGTCGTGCCCGTGCGCGTGAGCCTCCCCACGACGGCGAAGCGGCCTCCCTCCGTGTCCCGGTGGAGGAGCGGCTCGTCGTACATGGTGCTCGTGCCGCCGTCGGTCCTCAGCTGGAAGCCGAGGGGGGAGGTGGAGTCGGGAGGCCCGCCATCCGCCAGGAGCCTGTCATCCCGGCCGTTGGCCAGGTAGATGCCGTCCTGCGGGAGCGCCGCGAGGGCCTCCGGGTCGCACCGCGACATGTCGAAGCGCGACAGCTCCTCGCAGGCGTTGGTGGACGCGTCCTGCGCGTCGAAGGCGCACGGCGCGAAGGGGCCCGTGTCCTGCCAGTCTCCGCGCTCCTCGAGTTCGGTGTAGGTGCCGTCCCAGACGTAGGGGCCTGCGTCGGCCGTGCCTGCGTCGGCCGTGCCCGCATCAATGATGCCTGCGTCTGTGGTGGGAGGTGGGGGCGTGTCCTCACACCCGGCAAGGGTCTGGAGTGTCAGCAGGAGCAGCAGGGGCCGGAGGAAGGGGGGCATGTGGGCGACCTCGCGAGGAAGGCACCGCGCGGAAGGTCGCGCGGTGCCCCTCTTCAACGTGCCAGACCCGCCCTCTCTCTCACTTTCCTTGCGGAAGGACTCGCACCGGACCCGGGCGGGGGGGCGCGACCTACCGCTGGGCCTGCGCGTTCGCGTCGAGCGGGGTGTTCATCCGGAACGTGCTGCCCACCGTCTCTGGCGGGAGCG is part of the Corallococcus soli genome and harbors:
- a CDS encoding LVIVD repeat-containing protein — translated: MPPFLRPLLLLLTLQTLAGCEDTPPPPTTDAGIIDAGTADAGTADAGPYVWDGTYTELEERGDWQDTGPFAPCAFDAQDASTNACEELSRFDMSRCDPEALAALPQDGIYLANGRDDRLLADGGPPDSTSPLGFQLRTDGGTSTMYDEPLLHRDTEGGRFAVVGRLTRTGTTVAMLGCQTPAPGIVTGCFASCRRGKVNQRGTFQAHRVAHSSGEPESSGGLTLVSERFVAVGQPVDVYVAKGHAYVVSLSHLGRPGGLTVFDVSDPKNPVFRTSISLPSDNFWNGVWAKGDALYVASSVMGTLVYDITQPAAPTFVRNLPTGDFGAHTVLVDGDRLYAMVPNTGTFVYDVTQPLNPVPRARITVPGDVDSGGPHDTFAHGNRLYISNAFGPYAVMDVTDLDDVKLLGTYPRPDLAYSHHSAVGTFAGRTLAFEGGEFNASHVRVLDVTNPARIVKLGEFRMRPITSVHNLILRGTRLYVAWYHEGLRVLDVSNPTKPTQLAHYNTFRETDPHRGDSIFEGVFSVRLPGDGYVYIVDSSRGLLIFNEL